GGCGAGGATGGCGGCGCTGGTGAAGGTGAAGCAGGACTTGCCCCCCTCGGGGGGCTACGGGCCCATCGACTACAAGCGGAACCTGCCCCGCCGGGGGCTCTCGGGTCAGTGCGGGGGGGCCCCGCCCCTCGTTCTccgtcccctgccccccccgcctctctcctcccccccgggGCTGTcaccgcccctgccccgctctcCATCCCCGGCCCCGGGGCTGTCACCGGCCCCTCCccgctctctcctccccccccccccggggctgtcaccgcccctccccgctctccaTCCCCGGCCCCCGGGGCTGTCACCGCCCCCCgctctctgtcccctgcccccacccgggGCTGttactgcccctcccccatctccctccactTCCAGGCTCTTACTAGCTTGCTCCTCTCCACACACACTCCTGATCCCCTCCCCCTAGGCTGTTACTGCCCTGCCCCCATCGTCGCCCCCTACTTCGGGGCAGTTATCACAGCTTTTTATGGGGCGCTGCCGTTCAAGGAGACTCTGCTTGCAGGGGGCTGAGAGGTTAAAGGGAAGCTCTGACCCAGGACAGCCCAGTTAATCTCCCTTTTTCTTATGGTAGGTTATAGCCTGTTTTCCATTGGCATTGCCAGCCTGCTCCTGGGTTACTACAACCTGGTCAAGTGGAACAGAGAGAGGAGGTAAATGTCTGTTTGGCAGCTGTGTGTTCTTCCCCGGTGTGCTGTACAaagcagggaaggaaggaaggagctaGCGTTCGCAGGCTGACGGAGTGGTTCTCCTGTATTTGCATAGTATGATGATGTATTGCAGAAGGTTGGGAGTTCTGGCTGATGAGCTTGTGACAACTGAGCTGTGTAGTAATCTAGTGCTCTTAGTACAGGCGTTTTTGAAATGAAGATACAGAAATGGTCCTTTGGAGTCTCAGATAAGAAATCCACTCTTCAAACCTTATCTTTGGTACCAGGCGCCTGCAGATTGAGGATATGGAAACCCGTATCGCTTTGTTTCCCCTTCTGCAAGCAGAGTCAGATCGAAGGTAAGTTCATCCCCACGCTGAGGCTGATCGTTTGGATTCAGGGTTCCTGTCTCCACAGTGCTGCCACATTTACCTGCCTTGCTCACTCTTTGCTTTGGGGAGGGCCTTGGTGGGACTAACAGCCTTGTCATGGAGGGTAAGATCTTGCAGTTGCTGGGCCACTGTCATGCCCCTACTAGCTATTGTATAAAGACCCAGGGATACCTCAATATCCTGAACAGCTgtttgctgtgctgctgctgatgtCCCGGTATTTGTAAGAGCTGCAGGCTCCACCCCCTCCATGGGGCAATGCTGTCCTTTTTTTGCACCCAAAGAAGCATGCAGGACTGGTTCTGTCTCACTCTGCATGGTGGGACTGGAGCTGCTGATTGATGAGCTGTGAGGGAAGCTTCTGTCCCAGAAGACTCAGCAGATGAACCTAAGGGGGTGGCCTAGCTTGTTCCCCTTCCATCACCTGGCCGAACTACTGGCCGTGAGTGGCATGTGTTTGAGGGGATTGGGGTAGCAGCGAGTGAGCAGGCTGCCCAGAGCTGACTAGAAATGCCAAAGCTGGTGCATAACATGAGCTCATTAATTTTGCTTCTATGTTGTAtctgttccccc
This sequence is a window from Mauremys reevesii isolate NIE-2019 linkage group 26, ASM1616193v1, whole genome shotgun sequence. Protein-coding genes within it:
- the NDUFA13 gene encoding NADH dehydrogenase [ubiquinone] 1 alpha subcomplex subunit 13 — encoded protein: MAALVKVKQDLPPSGGYGPIDYKRNLPRRGLSGYSLFSIGIASLLLGYYNLVKWNRERRRLQIEDMETRIALFPLLQAESDRRTLQLLRENLEEEAKIMEGVPGWKVGESVFHTDRWVPPTSDELYYLRPMSEQNNAKFGLQSYV